A genomic window from Algoriphagus sp. Y33 includes:
- a CDS encoding GntP family permease: MLLLLIIFFALALILIAIVKFDIHPFLALFCGAILYGLLSGMSGELILKSISEGFGGVLGSIGLLILLGVMMGTFLEKTGGAIVIAEKILSWIGEKSVTLAMMISGYILSIPVFGDSTFIMMNPISKSLSLKGKVPYAATTIALALGATASHSLVPPTPGPIATAGIYEADLGMIIFYGLIVSLTTLIPSYYFIKKVVYKIPLKPTFAAKTEEIKIQNRPTVFSSFLPIVVPLILIIVASISNYPTKPFGEGTFYTFIQFAGSPVIALLLGSFMAFTLPKKFDAKLLSSSGWIGEAILIAAPVILITGAGGVFGKMLQNSGIGDMVSNSMSGASWGIFLPFLIAFALKTAQGSSTVAMITTASIIAPLLGSLGLDSETMRVFAVLATGAGAMAISHANDSFFWAVTQLSGLSIKQGNQTHSIGTLIMSVTAISVIYLITLVAG, from the coding sequence ATGCTTCTATTACTGATTATCTTTTTTGCCTTAGCCCTGATTCTTATTGCCATTGTCAAATTCGACATCCACCCCTTTCTTGCACTATTCTGTGGTGCCATACTGTACGGACTACTATCCGGCATGTCTGGAGAATTGATTTTAAAGTCCATATCTGAAGGTTTTGGTGGAGTTTTGGGCAGCATAGGCTTATTGATACTTCTCGGTGTGATGATGGGTACATTTCTCGAAAAAACCGGTGGAGCCATAGTCATCGCTGAGAAAATTCTTTCTTGGATCGGAGAGAAATCAGTTACACTTGCCATGATGATTTCCGGGTACATCCTTTCTATCCCTGTTTTTGGAGACAGCACTTTTATTATGATGAATCCGATCAGCAAATCACTTTCGCTGAAAGGAAAAGTCCCCTATGCTGCCACCACAATTGCATTGGCTTTGGGAGCAACTGCTTCTCACTCACTTGTCCCTCCTACTCCCGGCCCCATCGCTACAGCAGGAATCTACGAAGCTGATCTTGGGATGATCATATTTTATGGCCTTATCGTAAGTTTGACGACCCTTATTCCAAGCTATTATTTCATCAAAAAAGTTGTCTATAAAATTCCTTTGAAGCCTACATTCGCCGCTAAAACCGAGGAAATAAAAATTCAAAATAGGCCAACTGTATTTTCCTCTTTTCTACCGATTGTCGTTCCCCTGATTCTTATCATTGTTGCTTCCATCTCCAACTATCCGACCAAACCATTTGGCGAAGGCACTTTTTATACCTTTATCCAATTTGCAGGAAGTCCGGTGATTGCCTTGCTATTAGGCTCATTCATGGCCTTTACCTTACCGAAGAAATTCGATGCCAAACTGCTTTCTTCCTCGGGTTGGATCGGCGAAGCGATTTTGATTGCTGCACCGGTCATTTTGATTACGGGTGCGGGGGGAGTTTTTGGGAAAATGCTGCAAAACTCGGGGATCGGCGACATGGTCAGCAACAGCATGAGCGGTGCGAGCTGGGGGATTTTTCTTCCTTTTCTGATCGCTTTTGCACTGAAAACCGCCCAAGGCTCATCCACAGTAGCAATGATTACCACTGCTTCGATTATCGCACCCTTGTTAGGCAGTCTTGGCTTGGATTCTGAAACCATGCGTGTTTTTGCCGTCTTGGCCACAGGTGCCGGTGCCATGGCCATCTCCCATGCCAATGACAGTTTCTTCTGGGCTGTCACGCAGCTTTCGGGCCTATCCATCAAGCAAGGTAATCAGACACACAGTATAGGCACGCTGATCATGTCAGTGACTGCGATATCTGTGATTTATTTGATTACGCTGGTGGCGGGGTAA
- a CDS encoding polysaccharide deacetylase family protein — translation MKFPVLLLCLILHSSISSAQILKKPIPDKLIVLTFDDAPASQYAVSAPLLDKFGFGATFFVCEFQPNYADSSLYMNWRQIQALDKMGFEVANHTYTHANVSKLTQAEFNEQLDYIEEKCDSLGIAKPHNFAYPGYGLNAQALDFLEEKEYVFARAGGSRAYDPLRDHPYLIPSWATDGTNKAEIIAAFEQAKNGKIVILTIHGVPDLEHPWVNTPPELFEEYLTYLASNGFKVISMRGLEDYIDAKEARKLITPDFDNKLSN, via the coding sequence ATGAAATTTCCTGTTTTACTTCTTTGCTTAATTTTACATTCATCCATTTCCTCTGCCCAAATCCTAAAAAAGCCGATTCCGGATAAACTGATCGTTCTCACCTTTGACGATGCACCGGCAAGTCAGTATGCTGTGTCAGCTCCCTTGCTGGATAAATTCGGCTTTGGTGCGACTTTCTTTGTCTGTGAGTTTCAGCCCAATTACGCAGACAGTAGTTTGTATATGAACTGGAGACAGATCCAAGCCCTGGACAAAATGGGGTTTGAAGTGGCAAACCACACCTATACCCATGCCAATGTAAGTAAATTGACCCAAGCAGAATTTAACGAACAGCTCGATTACATCGAGGAAAAGTGTGATTCTCTCGGAATCGCAAAACCCCATAACTTTGCTTATCCCGGGTATGGGTTGAATGCTCAAGCTTTAGACTTTTTGGAGGAAAAAGAATACGTTTTCGCACGTGCGGGAGGAAGCAGAGCTTATGATCCGTTGAGAGACCATCCCTATCTGATTCCAAGTTGGGCGACGGATGGAACAAACAAAGCTGAAATAATCGCAGCCTTTGAGCAGGCTAAAAACGGGAAAATTGTCATTTTGACTATCCATGGCGTTCCTGATCTAGAACATCCCTGGGTGAATACTCCTCCCGAACTTTTCGAAGAGTACCTAACCTATCTTGCCTCCAATGGCTTTAAAGTCATTTCAATGAGAGGTTTGGAAGATTACATTGACGCGAAAGAGGCCAGAAAGCTAATCACTCCGGATTTTGACAATAAACTCTCCAATTGA
- a CDS encoding 2OG-Fe(II) oxygenase: MDKDQEEKDEKNQFEEMIQGLIDNKYGCCDDFVPPNTVAGLGENIRDANQAGNLQMAGTGSQKDYKQNTLIRGDKIKWIDEKSVNQFEMVYLKKVGNFISHLNKTCFTSIKSFESHYANYEQKSFYKRHLDQFKNEKGRKFSIVLFLNQDWQTEDGGMLSLYPEGNAQKDIIPIGGRMVFFKSDEMEHEVNPSFTRERRSIAGWLKD; this comes from the coding sequence ATGGACAAGGATCAGGAGGAAAAAGACGAGAAAAATCAGTTCGAAGAAATGATTCAAGGTCTTATAGACAATAAATATGGCTGTTGTGATGATTTTGTACCCCCCAATACTGTCGCTGGTCTGGGAGAAAACATCCGGGATGCAAATCAAGCCGGAAACCTGCAAATGGCAGGCACAGGCAGTCAGAAAGACTATAAGCAGAACACCCTTATCCGCGGGGATAAAATCAAATGGATAGACGAGAAAAGTGTCAATCAATTTGAAATGGTCTATTTGAAAAAAGTGGGCAACTTTATTTCACACCTGAATAAAACTTGTTTTACATCCATTAAGAGTTTTGAAAGCCACTATGCGAATTATGAGCAAAAGAGCTTCTATAAAAGACACTTGGATCAATTCAAAAATGAAAAGGGGAGAAAATTTTCCATCGTACTCTTTTTAAACCAAGACTGGCAAACGGAAGACGGAGGGATGCTTTCCTTGTATCCTGAAGGAAATGCCCAAAAAGACATTATTCCCATCGGAGGAAGAATGGTGTTTTTTAAAAGCGATGAGATGGAGCATGAAGTGAATCCTTCCTTTACACGTGAGCGCAGGAGCATAGCAGGATGGCTTAAGGATTAG